Below is a window of Populus trichocarpa isolate Nisqually-1 chromosome 3, P.trichocarpa_v4.1, whole genome shotgun sequence DNA.
GTggaggtttttcttttctctttgaaaaattcttactcATTTCacataataacaattataaaccTATATCTTCCCACATTTTCCaaacaattatattaaaatcttaaatctcataaatttttcctcttttggcttaaagttcaataaaaaaagggaaaataattttgttccgtttatttaaaattaaacacttactCAATCATAATTCATTCCTTCTAACATGGTTCAATcataatttgcattattttcataatttataacataaacctacaattttacataatttttcttttttggctaAAAGTTCAATCAAAAAGgggaaaataattttgttccttttatttAAAGTTAAACACTTACCCAATCATAATTCATTCCTTCTAACATGGTTCAATcataatttgcattattttgataatttataacataaacctataattttacataatcataattttacataattacaattttacacaatccttcatcaaacataaaattagagGAATAAATCACTTGCAACATGTTATTTACTTCACTTTGATAAGGATTTAAGGAAAgaatacaagaaaaatcaagttttcttctcctccctcttcaaACCCTAGCTTGAATTTCTTCTTCCAAAGCACTCACTACCTTAAAATCACCTTCTCttgatgtttaatttagttaatcACTCTAATTACtcacttttattgatgaaatcAACAAGAACTTGAGTAGAAAAATCACACAATTTATCcctctttctttatttcaaactatcgaccaagagaaaaaaaatagagcatttatagtctagtttttttatatatttacagATTGACCCTCATTAActcttatttctatttttgtccctcaattcttctttttacttaatttacacCATAATACCTTATCTTTTATTCGATTGTATCCATTTACAATACTTGaaattcttttgtttaatttattcagtattttatttattttattcagatTATAATTTATCAAGTTTTCACACATTGGGTCTTTCAGCTTCGCTTAGCCCAAGACACTTGGGTCAGGTGTCCGGACCCAAGGCAAATGGGTACACATCAAGACCCAATGCTAATGGGTCCGACATTCTGACCCAAGTCTAATGGGTACAACATTGTAGCCAGATCTAAAGCTCTTTCTTGCGTTTAACATTTAAGAGGGGCACAAAGCTCTTAGATCTGGTGTTATagtcagacccacttaaacttaagtaagtttaatattattattaatattaaaaatattattatttgtattataaatattattattcttattaaaattaatattattaataaaataattaattaatttaaaaacaatattattaatattcgaaaacaacatttcatttgaaggataaaatttaaaattattattattattattattattattatcatcatcattaataaatttgaaaaaaatattattattataaaaaaactataaattattttaaaaaaatttaaaaaaatatatatgaacttgaactagataaattatatattattattaataatattataaatattattattggatATGATATTGTAGCTGACCCAACACTCTTgtacataataatattatagcCACATCCAATGTTTTTTTGGTTCTAACCACAACGGAGGCCCAAAAACATTGaatcttagattttttaaaaacaattttatgaaaaaaaagatttacccGTGAGATAGCATAGACAACCAGGCTAAATTCCGCAGCCTTCAAAAACCCTAATAGTAGTTCCCATCTCGCTTGCTCGCTCTTTCTCACTTGCCTCTCGTCGCCTCTTTCAGCTCTAGCGCTTAACGCCTGTACGCGCATCTCTCTCTCCCTTCCTCCCTCTTCACCGACACACACTCACGGATATCGGTCTTTTCCTGTAAAATATAAGAATCTTACTGTCACTCTTTAACTCTGTAATTGTTGTTTTCAGATCTGAAATCGGAGCTTCTCATTTCCTTTTTCAGCCATGGCTCTCGTAAGTTCTTCTTGGCCCACTATGTGTGTTATGGAAATCGTGTGTGCAATTGCATGCTGacacttgatttgttgttttgggTTTAGATATTGCATGCTGGCAAGACAAACAAAAATGCATACAAGACACTGATAGCTGCAGAATACTCTGGTGTGGATGTCAAGCTTGCTGAGAATTTCGAGATGCGTGTTACCAACAAGACTCCTGAGTTTCTCAAAATGAACCCAATTGGAAAGgtgtgattttttatgttaaccCAGTTGGAATTTTGAGATGTGTGTTatcaaaaaattgttttttatttgatttgatttcttttagatTTGTAAAAGAGATTTGTTAATGGTCTTTTAGGTCCCTGTCTTGGAGACTCCTGAAGGTCCCGTGTTTGAGAGCAATGCGATTGCACGTTATGGTAAAAGACTTTATGCTTGATTCGCAATGTGCTAAGTGGTATAGATTATTATAGATGATAACTGTAATGGATTTTGTACTTGCTCTTGCAGTTACTCGCCTGAAGGCTGACAATCATCTATATGGTTCATCGTTGATTGAATATGTAAGATATTTTTGTAATGGTGAAATCTTTTTTTGAACCATGCTCAAATATCTGTTTACTTGAACCTAAAGAAAGTTGCTCCTGTTTGCACCATTTATGTTATGCTaatctttttgatattttttgtgatCCTTAGGCCCGTATTGAGCAGTGGATAGATTTTGCGGCAACAGAGATTGATGCCGGTATTTCAAAATGGCTTTATCCTAGATTGGGATATCAACCGTACCTTCCTCCAGTAAGTTGTCTATTTTTTTGTGCTACATGTCTTAGAactcttcaattttttgtttattctgTAATAAAAAGCTATATTTCATGGTTCCCTTGTATGCTAGTTCTGCTTTTCATAATATTGTTGCTGGCCCATTAATGTATACATTTTATGGATGTTTCTTTATGAAGGCTGAGGAGGCTTCGATTTTTGCATTGAAGAGAGCACTGGGTGCCCTGAACCTGCATCTTACCTCAAACACCTACTTGGTTGGGCACTCTGTGACTCTTGCTGACATCATCATGACATGCAATCTTCACACAGGATTTTCATATGTCATGACCAAGAGCTTTACCTCAGAGTTCCCTCATGTTGAGAGATACTTCTGGACCATGGTTAATCAACCAAATGTCAAGAAGGTGGTGGGTGAAGTTAAGCAGGCTGAATCAGTTTTGCCAGTTACTAAGAAACCTTCCCAGCCAAAAGAACCTGCTAAATCAAAGCCCAAGGATGAACCAAGAAAAGAAGTCAAGGAAAAAGAGCCAGCAAAGCCCAAAGCTGAACCTGCTGCAGAAGAGGAAGAAGCACCAAAGCCGAAACCCAAAAATCCTCTTGATTTGCTGCCTCCAAGCAAGATGATATTGGATGATTGGAAGAGGCTCTACTCTAACACCAAGACTAACTTTCGTGAGGTTGCTATCAAAGGTACttttgcccttttcttttcaccCTTTCCTGTTCTCTTACTTTGAGCAGTGGAATCTGCTCTTTTCAAAtagccttatatatatatatttctgggAAAAAGTATCAGGGAAGATTCAgaatgcgttttttttttttcaaaactgaaatttttttattgacattaaTTTTCTGTTGACTCTTGGGTGGTGCTAGTTTTTCTTCCCCTAAAAGGACTTGGTTTCTATTTTCTTAACACGTGGTAAATCtggatttgttttgttattaatggAGCTATGGTCTGTCAACTTTAACTTCTATTGTAGGATCATGGGAAATCtggatttgttttattgttattaatggaGTTATTGTCTGTCATCTTTTACTTCTATTGTAGGATCAAGGGAAATCtggatttgttttattgttattaatggaTCTATTGTCTGTCATCTATAACTTCTACTGTAGGATTCTGGGAAATGTATGATCCCGAGGGATACTCCCTGTGGTTCTGTGACTACAAGTACAATGATGAGAATACCGTGTCATTTGTCACTCTGAACAAGGTCGGTGGATTTCTTCAAAGGATGGATCTGGCTCGCAAGTATGCATTTGGGAAGATGCTTGTAATCGGCTCAGAGCCTCCATTCAAGGTCAAGGGGCTGTGGCTTTTCCGGGGGCAAGAAATTCCTCAGTTTGTCATTGATGAGTGCTATGATATGGAGCTGTATGAATGGACCAAGGTTGACATCTCAGACGAAGCTCAAAAGGAGCGCGTCAGTCAGATGATCGAAGATTACGAGCCTTTTGAGGGGGATGCCCTTTTGGATGCCAAGTGCTTCAAGTGAAACAATTGTAATCAGTCAAGGCCATGTTTGTGGCCGCAACCCTTTTTTGGTAGTGAGTTTGTCTCTTGTTTCAGACATCCTGAAGTCTAGACATTTAATGATTTGGACAATATagtgttaaagtttttttttttgcattttcccTTCTCGAAGATACCTGCTAGTTTGCTGCTGGCATTTTTTTTGCCTCTGATTACTAGGGCACTTGATTTAACCTCTCGCGCTCAGTTTTTGGGGTCATTTCGGCTCCATCTTCCTGAGTTCTGATTGATAGGGCAAAAGGTGTTTAATTTACCGTTATATGATTTGTGTAAGATGGATAGATATATGATTTCTATGATGAATTTGATGTGCTAACGAATttagcaaattaaaaatatggatAATTTAGCATTATATATGTATATCTTGTGAACCCCTGGTTGGAATTATGAGAATagcccaaattaaaaaagaaaattgggcaaataaaaaacataaaagtttaAGTGGGGTCaagttttaattatgaaaaGCTCAGGGCAAGAGTATAATAAAATTTCCTTCAAAGTTCTCGTATTTAAGAGGTGAGAAACTTGAGTTTACATAatgaaatattacattatagaTGAAATATACAAGATAGtgaaatattacattatagttgTAAAGACAAGATAGAGATTTGACTTCGAATGGaaaattgtttaaattgatgatattgtgtttcaattatgttttttttatcatgaaatatggttgggtaataactaaattataaactttacaaaaaaataaaaagaaattgaaactgAAATTACCATTAAGAGAAACAGTAATTTACTATTATTTGATTTGGTCGACTAATTGATTGCGCCAAAGATGAACTAATCAATCATTATAACTGATAATGAATTAGCatcattataaaagaaaattgggATATAAGTTTGTAATAGTATTTATATTGTAATAATGATTAAGTTGAAAGAAATCAATTTAGATTATATTATGTGAATTGAACATTGAATGAAAAATGATAtgatatacatgatatataagAGGTCGTACGAGCTTTACACCAATAAAGAGTTATATCTAGAGTTCAGACAACGAGTAAGTTCATACCACCTCAATATTCTAGtattaagataaataatttcaatttcaccGAATATGCCTTGTTTTATCTTAGTATTGTTGTGAATAAAACtagttttctaataataaaattagtgtCTCGTAATGGGTGAAGGAATTAGTTTCTTGATAATAAAACTATTGCCCGGTGATAGGTGAAGAAATCAGTTTTCCAATAATGAAACTACTACCTAATAATAAACAAAGGAACTGGCTTTCCATTGTTGGGGCTAGACCTCGGTAATGAAGCTAAACACCCAAAAAAGAGGAGATTATGTCCAATAGTAGACTAGAAGCATTCAATCAACGATGACCAAGACATGTGACTTATCATGatagtttaataaaatataaagagaaaattgatagaaaataatCTATTAAGATCAAATGTactattaatttcatttatctCGCAACCTTGTATAGAATGAGTAgatgaaaaagaatttttttttttgttaattaatgaaGATTAAATCTTTATTACATGTTAATCCTTTTGTAATGAAAAAGATTGTAtgtaattaatgtaaaaaatgtaATCCTTGTACTATTCTGTTAAGGATTTACCAATAAACTTTTATGATGTTATGTTTCATTTAGTGCTTTagaatttagaatttaaatcatataaaattatattttgccttgtaattatttattaatcgtGGAATTTAAATAATGAGACATGAGATAATTCCATGATATTTGGATTGTAATCATAGTGAAAAAGTTAAAGATAGcttgataaaattcaagggTAAAGGAAAATCTAGATAAGATTTGGATATGATAAtgcaataaaatcaagaaattaagtaTCATGTTGAAAGTTCATAGCTAAACATAGATTCAACAACAAAAAGTATGAATCTACCTACGCCGGTCGACCATCTGGTTTTACAAAATGAACCGCTTGATTGGTTGGTTAATTAAACAGTAGATTTTGCAACTGTCTCAATCAGTCGATGAAACCGGTCGATCAACCGGCAAGAAAAACATTAGATTACAGAATAAACCAATAGACCGGAATTAGATGCAGTGTTAATTTATGGGGTTGCTCTGCCGGAAAATGTAATCAAAGACCCATCTGTGTTAAGCTTGAAGTCCAGTCAAACATAGCAGTCTAACAAGTAACTGTGTAGCTAGAAAACTCGTTTCCAAAAAGTTCCCAGTCAAACATGAACGTAAAGTCGCAACACAGCCCACTAGACAAGAGTACAGTCTTTTAGAATTTTGCTAAATATTCAAGCTCTATGACTCGAAGAAGTAGCCAGGAATGTCCATTGCAAGACTCGATCGAGCAAGCTCGGAAACACAATATCCAAAACGATCATTAGCCGTTTATGGGAGATGCACAGACACTTCTCATGTGTATAGTGTCCTGGGGTTGGAAAGCATGCCGACTGAATTTTTTGGAAGCCAACTTGAGGTCGAAACTTGGCAAGCATTGTTCGTGTTGATAGAGACAGTACTAGTCATGCTACGACTTTTTGTGCTCTTACCAAAATGAGTTTACTTTGAATCAACTCTAAGTGAATTCAACCCTTGCGCATGCATATATGGTCGCAGAACCACCTTCCCACCCACCCACGAAGGTTCAAGCCTGTTTACAAATCCCGACCATAATACCTTCAATGATATATATAAGACATGCTGTGATCTCAAGAATCAAGAAACTCTACTCCTCGtatttcattgttttcttgAATAATCTTCTTCCTTGTCAGTGTGATTCTTAGTTTGATGGAGTGTGTGGAAATCACTGTAGAGGAAGAGCAGAGAGATGAAAGTACCCAGGAGTTGCTTCAACACCTCCCAACAGAAATAGGTATGGGAGGCAATCTTCTCTATCTATACCAAGGATTCTGGTGTCCACAGGTATCAATCAAGGGCATGATGTTGTTTCAACAACACTTCAAGGCACAAGAAACTGACCTCATACTTGCCAGCATTCCAAAATCAGGTACAACTTGGTTAAAGGCCTTGATTTATACTATAGTTAATCGCTCCCATCACTCTCTTGAAAAGAGCCCTTTGCTCACCAATGGCCCTCATGGGGTGGTGCCCTTTCTTGAGTTTGATATCAGCTCCAAAAACCAGTTTCTGGAACAAGACAAGCTTCCCGAGCCTAGGATTTTCGGAACCCACTCACCTTACACGGCACTCCCGTGTTCGGTCAAAGATTCTGCTGCTAAGATTGTGTATGTGTGTCGGAATCCTCTGGACATGTTCATTTCCTATTGGAAATTCAGTGTCAATATCCCGAAGGAGAATGAGAAACACCTTTCACTAGGAGACGCTTTTGACAAGTTCTGTCAGGGACTTCATGGCTACGGTCCATTTTGGGATCATTTATTAGGGTATTGGAAGGCAAGCTTGGAGAGACCTGATAAGGTCTTGTTTCTGAAATACGAGGACATTAAAAAGAACAATGTCCCTAGCATCAAGAAGCTGGCTACCTTTCTGGGGCTTCCTTTCTCTGTGGAGGAAGAGAAGCAAGGTTTGATAGAGGAAACATCAAGGCTATGCAGCGTTGAAAGCATGAAAAACCATGAAGCAACCATGACAGGCACAGGCCCTCTTGGGATCCCAGCTAGTGCCTTCCTCAGGAAAGGAAAGGTGGGAGATTCACTGAATTATCTAACACCCTCAATGGTGAGCCGTGTGGAGAATCTGATTCAAGAGAAGCTCCAAGATTCTGGTCTCTGCTTCTGTCTGTCTAGCACTTTCCAAAATAGTGCTTGACTTGAGTTCAGATATACAGCATTAATGTTATTGCTGTATTGATCTATAtttaatgattgaaaaaataagatatcTATAGAGAATAAGTGATGAAAGAATTGAAATGAGAGGAGAGAAAGTCAAATCAAcgatttcttgttttattttctggATATGCATGTGGAAGGAACCTATATATGGAGAGAATGGAATTAACTTTCCGTCACTCAAAGAACTTTCATCTGTTTTTGCATGGTTATCATGCCTAGTCAAATTCATGATTAGATAAATTCAAAACAGCATAATttctaaaagaattaaaagtagaaaatgacttcattttaatttttcttaaaaaaaaaacatgttcttttctgGGTTTTGATTAGATCATGGCTAGATCTATTAggttgaccaaatcaactcttccaatttattttaatataaaatcctATTCGGATCAAATCTTAGGTTCACAAGTCACTAAGTTAATCGATTAGGTcaggttttataattatatatttttatgacaagctatatttttgcttaaattcataattttgaaatttgatcttttatagATTAGAACTAGATAGGTGGCTCACACTTTATTGCGGGCGGGctggtttttttataatgttaaaaaatgatTCTCAAGCGTTGCCATCGTGTttaaaagaaggggaaaaaattaatgttcattcaattatatgatatattaaacaataacaataaacgAATTGAATCTTAAAAGAAAACGTGGTAATgataaccaaaagaaaaggaaccttTCTTCATGgggaaaaaatcacaaagccgaATTCCAAGATAACCCTTAAAGGACAAAATaagaaatgacaaaataaaatgcagtcaacccgagttagcaTGCTAAACTTGTAACCCTGGTCATGAGGTCTCTCCAGcctcaaagaaaacaaattgaaaaaaataatgaaaagaaacctaaaaaaaataaaacatttgcaAAACTGGGTAAAGTAGCCAAAGCTCGCATGTAAAACCTCTGggtgaaaaattataaattgactagtttcatgtaaaacaaaaagaaatacattTGTAACTCTGGGTTGTATTGGCTATTGATAGAGAATAGCtggatgttgggtaattcgtatggaattaccagtTTGATTGTTGGCTATTTAAGAGGGTTAGCCGAGTTTGaggtaaaattatgaattaccaaattaaaaattaagcaatgaGTGTTGGTTACAGAGGTCCTATAAGTATaagattaataaattatgaatgggTTATTAATGTTGATATATAGTAAGTTGGCGATGaaagataatttgatatattttgaagacTTGTGAACATAATAGTTTTATCAT
It encodes the following:
- the LOC112326913 gene encoding cytosolic sulfotransferase 15-like; protein product: MECVEITVEEEQRDESTQELLQHLPTEIGMGGNLLYLYQGFWCPQVSIKGMMLFQQHFKAQETDLILASIPKSGTTWLKALIYTIVNRSHHSLEKSPLLTNGPHGVVPFLEFDISSKNQFLEQDKLPEPRIFGTHSPYTALPCSVKDSAAKIVYVCRNPLDMFISYWKFSVNIPKENEKHLSLGDAFDKFCQGLHGYGPFWDHLLGYWKASLERPDKVLFLKYEDIKKNNVPSIKKLATFLGLPFSVEEEKQGLIEETSRLCSVESMKNHEATMTGTGPLGIPASAFLRKGKVGDSLNYLTPSMVSRVENLIQEKLQDSGLSFCRSSAF
- the LOC18111142 gene encoding elongation factor 1-gamma, with the protein product MALILHAGKTNKNAYKTLIAAEYSGVDVKLAENFEMRVTNKTPEFLKMNPIGKVPVLETPEGPVFESNAIARYVTRLKADNHLYGSSLIEYARIEQWIDFAATEIDAGISKWLYPRLGYQPYLPPAEEASIFALKRALGALNLHLTSNTYLVGHSVTLADIIMTCNLHTGFSYVMTKSFTSEFPHVERYFWTMVNQPNVKKVVGEVKQAESVLPVTKKPSQPKEPAKSKPKDEPRKEVKEKEPAKPKAEPAAEEEEAPKPKPKNPLDLLPPSKMILDDWKRLYSNTKTNFREVAIKGFWEMYDPEGYSLWFCDYKYNDENTVSFVTLNKVGGFLQRMDLARKYAFGKMLVIGSEPPFKVKGLWLFRGQEIPQFVIDECYDMELYEWTKVDISDEAQKERVSQMIEDYEPFEGDALLDAKCFK